A window of the Lactuca sativa cultivar Salinas chromosome 7, Lsat_Salinas_v11, whole genome shotgun sequence genome harbors these coding sequences:
- the LOC111887702 gene encoding uncharacterized protein LOC111887702 — translation MAETMLKAQASGADAGTSKVPPTPTPIPSPTPTVNPSQDEGSAIELSSAPTFSLDDEDIQEVNKPNPSDDDLMMFEEEEESSGSQHSTSKPKEKKKKKKNVVIRKEFMSLQAKVIDETHTTYESTISILQATINRLQKSLTSNLHGPEILQLTKEIHKLLFNSSTPNNSQLAEAIKAQFQEVCAKSPPIITEKIPTLQPSPPPSQHTPSPHTSPPKDTPKKP, via the exons ATGGCAGAAACAATGTTGAAAGCTCAAGCTTCAGGCGCAGACGCAGGTACCTCCAAAGTTCCTCCTACTCCAACTCCTATTCCATCTCCCACTCCTACAGTCAACCCATCACAAGACGAAGGGTCTGCAATCGAACTCAGCTCAGCTCCTACCTTCAGTCttgatgatgaagacatccaagaggtcaacaaaccgAACCCTTCAGACGACGACCTGAtgatgtttgaagaagaagaggagtccAGTGGTTCTCAGCATTCAACTTCCAAGcctaaagagaagaagaagaagaagaaaaatgttGTCATCCGGAAGGAGTTCATGAGCCTTCAAGCCAAagtgatagatgagactcatactacttatgagtccactatctctaTTCTTCAAGCAACCATCAACAGACTGCAGAAATCCCTTACCTCCAACTTGCATGGCCCTGAGATCCTCCAGCTTACCAAAGAAATACACAAGCTGCTCTTTAACTCCTCCACTCCAAACAATTCCCAATTGGCAGAGGCTATCAAAGCTCAGTTTCAAGAAGTCTGTGCCAAG AGTCCCCCCATCATCACTGAGAAAATCCCCACACTGCAGCCCTCACCGCCACCATCTCAACATACCCCATCTCCCCACACTTCACCTCCAAAAGACACTCCCAAAAAGCCTTAG